Proteins found in one Triticum urartu cultivar G1812 chromosome 4, Tu2.1, whole genome shotgun sequence genomic segment:
- the LOC125552838 gene encoding ABC transporter B family member 19-like: protein MADFSFSRSGPQPQGQARRRQGARSPYPTPDNSTSFAGGRAPRGQRRRGAGGYDDMSWQSSVSWQPDTSWAQPHGLGAAVGPWGLAGSDAASRRGPALFQRTARDYYLSRRSGPRTHRDRSSSMSTVHRPSVAVSTVAGKRLELQSVVTDASRAAAVAPDVSFASNDDCSIAASVAPAGAGGAVDRAMVRYGAGAGARTPVSREVSFSRDNHNKLYVTPAPVQRDVPSFGYDVSATSYSQSRSRYYGDDDAGGYEFDDEDDDDGEVELRAGKPVSVTGLFKYSTPMDVVLLVLGCIGAMINGGSLPWYSYLFGNFVNKIVASDKSQMMNDVRQISVYMVILAVVVVIGAYLEIMCWRIVGERSALRVRREYLKAVLRQEIGFFDTEVSTGEVMQSISSDVAQIQEVMGEKMAGFVHHVFTFIFGYVVGFRTSWRIALAVLAVTPVMMACGIAYKAIYGGLAANEEASYQPAGSVAQQAISSIRTVLSFVMEDRLADRYAEWLRKASPIGVKMGFAKGAGMGMIYLVTYSQWALALWYGAKLVAQQEIKGGDAIACFFGVMVGGRQARRRGLALSLSYSAQFAQGTAAAGRVFEIIDREPEIDPYGAGGRALSAVRGRMEFKDVEFAYPSRPESLILYNLNLIVPAAKMLALVGISGGGKSTVFALIERFYDPTRGTITLDGQDLGSLNLKWLRSQIGLVGQEPILFAVSIIENVMMGKENATRQEAIAACTKANAHTFVLGLPDGYDTQVGDRGTQLSGGQKQRIALARAIIREPRILLLDEPTSALDAESEAVVQQSIDRLSVGRTVLVIAHRLATVRNADTIAVLDRGAVVESGRHADLMARAGPYAGLVKLASDGGRSDPAVAPGTPGTPGAAGYNSFTDNSGYDVSVSKSRYGGIRAIQEEEEADAKDARGRKAAAKFSVSDIWELQRQEGPLLILGFLMGINAGAVFSVFPLLLGQAVQVYFDPDTDKMRRQIGYLALAVVGLGFACILTMTGQQGFCGWAGARLTMRVRDRLFRAIMRQEPAWFDEEDNAMGVLVTRLARDAIAFRSMFGDRYAVLLMAVGSAGVGLGICFGLDWRLTLIAMACTPLTLGASYLNLLINVGARSDEAAYARASSIAAGAVSNVRTVAALCAQGGIVGTFNRALDGPSAKAQRKSQYMGIILGLSQGAMYGAYTVTLWAGAYFITKGWSTFGDVSKIFLILVLSSFSVGQLAGLAPDTSGAPTAIAGILSILKRRPTINEEGTKRRTIKDGKPMDVELRKVIFAYPSRPDVTVLNDFSLRVKFGSTVAVVGPSGSGKSTVVWLVQRFYDPLGGTVTVGGMDVRELDLKWLRGECAMVGQEPALFSGSIRENIGFGNPKAAWAEIENAAKEANIHKFIAGLPQGYDTQVGESGVQLSGGQKQRIAIARAVLKQSRILLLDEASSALDLESEKHVQEALRRVSRRATTITVAHRLSTIRDADRIAVVSAGRTVEFGSHETLLANHRDGLYAAMVKAEIEAQAFA, encoded by the exons ATGGCCGACTTCTCCTTCTCCCGCTCCGGCCCGCAGCCGCAAGGGCAGGCCCGCCGGCGCCAGGGCGCGCGCAGCCCCTACCCGACCCCGGACAACTCCACCTCCTTCGCCGGCGGGCGCGCCCCGCGCGGACAGCGCCGCCGGGGGGCCGGCGGCTACGATGACATGTCGTGGCAGAGCTCCGTGTCCTGGCAGCCCGACACGTCGTGGGCGCAGCCGCACGGCCTCGGCGCCGCCGTCGGGCCCTGGGGCCTCGCCGGCTCCGACGCCGCCTCCCGCCGCGGCCCGGCGCTGTTCCAGCGCACGGCGCGGGACTACTACCTGTCCCGCCGGTCCGGGCCACGGACACACAGGGACCGCTCGTCGTCCATGTCCACGGTGCACCGGCCCAGCGTCGCCGTCAGCACCGTCGCCGGCAAGCGGCTCGAGCTGCAGAGCGTCGTGACGGACGCGAGCCGGGCCGCCGCCGTGGCCCCCGACGTCTCCTTCGCCAGCAACGACGACTGCAGCATCGCCGCGTCCGTCGCCCCTGCTGGCGCTGGCGGCGCCGTGGACAGGGCGATGGTGAGAtacggcgccggcgccggcgcgcgCACCCCGGTGTCCCGCGAGGTCTCCTTCTCGCGCGACAACCACAACAAGCTCTACGTCACCCCCGCCCCCGTGCAGCGGGACGTGCCCAGCTTCGGCTACGACGTGAGTGCCACGTCCTACAGCCAGAGCCGGAGCCGGTACTACGGCGACGACGACGCCGGCGGCTACGAGTTCGAcgacgaggacgacgacgacggcgaggtCGAGCTGAGGGCCGGGAAGCCGGTCAGCGTCACCGGGCTGTTCAAGTACTCGACGCCGATGGACGTCGTGCTGCTCGTGCTCGGGTGCATCGGCGCCATGATCAACGGCGGCTCGCTGCCCTGGTACTCGTACCTCTTCGGCAACTTCGTCAACAAGATCGTCGCCTCCGACAAGTCGCAGATGATGAATGACGTCCGGCAGATCAGCGTGTACATGGTCATCCTCGCCGTGGTTGTCGTCATCGGAGCGTACCTCG AGATCATGTGCTGGAGGATCGTGGGCGAGAGGTCGGCGCTGCGGGTGCGGCGAGAGTACCTCAAGGCGGTGCTGCGGCAGGAGATCGGCTTCTTCGACACGGAGGTGAGCACCGGCGAGGTGATGCAGAGCATCTCCAGCGACGTCGCGCAGATCCAGGAAGTCATGGGGGAGAAG ATGGCAGGGTTTGTGCATCACGTCTTCACATTCATCTTCGGCTACGTGGTCGGGTTCAGAACTTCATGGCGGATCGCGCTCGCCGTCTTGGCCGTCACGCCGGTCATGATGGCCTGCGGCATCGCCTACAAGGCCATATACGGCGGCCTCGCCGCCAACGAAGAG GCGTCGTACCAACCTGCGGGCAGCGTGGCGCAGCAGGCGATCAGCTCGATCCGGACGGTGCTGTCGTTCGTGATGGAGGACCGGCTGGCCGACCGGTACGCCGAGTGGCTGCGCAAGGCGTCCCCGATCGGCGTCAAGATGGGCTTCGCCAAGGGCGCCGGCATGGGCATGATCTACCTGGTCACCTACTCCCAGTGGGCGCTGGCGCTGTGGTACGGCGCCAAGCTCGTCGCCCAGCAGGAGATCAAGGGCGGCGACGCCATCGCCTGCTTCTTCGGCGTCATGGTCGGAGGAAGGCAAGCACGACGCCG GGGCCTGGCGCTGTCGCTGTCGTACTCGGCGCAGTTCGCGCAGGggacggcggcggccgggcggGTGTTCGAGATCATCGACCGGGAGCCGGAGATCGACCCGTACGGAGCCGGCGGGCGGGCGCTGTCGGCGGTGCGGGGCAGGATGGAGTTCAAGGACGTGGAGTTCGCGTACCCGTCGCGCCCGGAGTCGCTCATCCTCTACAACCTGAACCTGATCGTCCCGGCGGCGAAGATGCTGGCGCTGGTGGGCATCAGCGGCGGCGGCAAGTCCACCGTGTTCGCGCTCATCGAGAGGTTCTACGACCCCACCCGAG GGACGATCACGCTGGACGGCCAGGACCTGGGGTCGCTGAACCTCAAGTGGCTCCGGTCGCAGATCGGGCTGGTCGGGCAGGAGCCCATCCTGTTCGCCGTCTCCATCATCGAGAACGTGATGATGGGCAAGGAGAACGCGACGAGGCAGGAGGCCATCGCCGCCTGCACCAAGGCCAACGCCCACACCTTCGTCCTCGGCCTCCCCGACGGCTACGACACGCAG GTTGGTGACCGTGGGACCCAGCTGTCGGGGGGACAGAAGCAGCGCATCGCGCTGGCGCGCGCCATCATCCGGGAGCCGCGCATCCTGCTGCTGGACGAGCCCACCAGCGCGCTCGACGCCGAGTCCGAGGCCGTCGTGCAGCAGTCCATCGACCGCCTCTCCGTCGGCCGCACCGTCCTCGTCATCGCGCACCGCCTCGCCACCGTCCGCAACGCCGACACCATCGCCGTGCTCGACCGCGGGGCCGTCGTCGAGTCGGGCCGCCACGCCGACCTCATGGCCCGCGCCGGCCCCTACGCCGGCCTCGTCAAGCTCGCCTCCGACGGCGGCAGGTCCGACCCTGCCGTCGCCCCCGGCACCCCTGGCACGCCCGGCGCGGCGGGGTACAACAGCTTCACCGACAACTCGGGGTACGACGTGTCGGTCTCCAAGTCGAGGTACGGCGGCATTCGCGCGatacaggaggaggaggaggcggacgcCAAGGACGCGCGCGGCCGCAAGGCCGCCGCCAAGTTCAGCGTCTCTGACATATGGGAGCTGCAGCGGCAGGAAGGGCCGTTGCTCATCCTGGGGTTTCTCATGGGCATCAACGCCGGCGCCGTGTTCTCCGTGTTCCCGCTGCTCCTGGGCCAGGCCGTCCAGGTGTACTTCGACCCCGACACGGACAAGATGAGGCGGCAGATCGGGTACCTGGCCCTCGCCGTCGTGGGTCTCGGCTTTGCCTGCATCCTCACCATGACGGGGCAGCAGGGCTTCTGCGGCTGGGCCGGCGCCCGGCTCACCATGCGCGTCCGCGACCGCCTCTTCCGCGCCATCATGCGCCAGGAGCCCGCGTGGTTCGACGAGGAAGACAATGCCATGGGCGTCCTCGTGACACGGCTCGCCAGGGACGCCATCGCCTTCCGCTCCATGTTCGGCGACCGGTACGCCGTGCTGCTCATGGCCGTGGGCTCCGCCGGCGTCGGCCTCGGCATATGCTTCGGGCTGGATTGGCGCCTCACACTGATTGCCATGGCATGCACTCCACTCACGCTCGGCGCGAGCTACCTCAACCTGCTCATCAACGTCGGCGCCAGGTCCGACGAAGCCGCGTACGCGCGGGCCAGCAGCATCGCCGCGGGCGCCGTGTCGAACGTGCGCACCGTCGCGGCGCTCTGCGCGCAGGGCGGCATCGTCGGCACGTTCAACCGGGCGCTGGACGGCCCCTCGGCCAAGGCCCAGCGCAAGTCGCAGTACATGGGCATCATCCTCGGCCTCTCCCAGGGCGCCATGTACGGCGCCTACACGGTGACGCTCTGGGCGGGCGCCTACTTCATCACCAAAGGCTGGTCCACCTTCGGCGACGTGTCCAAGATCTTCCTCATCCTCGTCCTCAGCTCCTTCTCCGTCGGCCAGCTGGCCGGGCTCGCCCCGGACACCTCCGGCGCGCCGACGGCCATCGCCGGCATACTGTCCATCCTGAAGCGGCGGCCGACGATCAACGAGGAGGGCACGAAGCGGCGGACGATCAAGGACGGGAAGCCGATGGACGTGGAACTGAGGAAGGTGATCTTCGCGTACCCGTCGCGGCCGGACGTGACGGTGCTGAACGACTTCTCGCTGCGCGTGAAGTTCGGGAGCACGGTGGCGGTGGTCGGGCCGAGCGGGAGCGGCAAGTCGACGGTGGTGTGGCTGGTGCAGCGCTTCTACGACCCGCTGGGGGGAACCGTGACGGTGGGCGGCATGGACGTGCGGGAGCTGGACCTCAAGTGGCTCAGGGGGGAGTGCGCGATGGTGGGCCAGGAGCCGGCCCTGTTCAGTGGGTCTATCAGGGAAAACATTGGGTTCGGCAACCCGAAGGCCGCGTGGGCCGAAATCGAGAATGCTGCGAAGGAGGCCAACATCCACAAGTTCATCGCTGGGCTTCCCCAAGGCTACGACACTCAA GTTGGGGAGAGTGGGGTGCAGCTGTCAGGTGGTCAGAAGCAGAGGATCGCCATCGCGCGAGCAGTCCTGAAGCAGTCGAGGATACTGCTCCTGGACGAGGCGAGCAGCGCGCTGGACCTCGAGTCCGAGAAGCACGTGCAGGAGGCGCTGCGACGAGTGTCGCGGCGCGCGACGACGATCACGGTGGCGCACCGCCTCTCCACGATCCGCGACGCCGACCGCATCGCCGTGGTGAGCGCCGGCAGGACCGTGGAGTTCGGCAGCCACGAGACCCTCCTCGCGAACCACCGCGACGGCCTCTACGCCGCCATGGTGAAGGCCGAGATCGAGGCGCAGGCCTTCGCGTAG
- the LOC125552837 gene encoding protein FAR1-RELATED SEQUENCE 5-like isoform X1, producing MEFEGEGGIGVGVGDGEGDDRVDEPARCLRCGISANATPHMRRGPMGRRTLCNACGIAWAKGKLRKVIDSDTPIDDVPVAKMVPEVGMEFDNEDKAYEFYNRYAGHIGFSVRKSSSDKSADNITRSRTFVCSREGFRKDKKGANEVKRPRPETRIGCPARMIIKITSYNKYRIAEFVADHNHQPAPPSTMHMLRSQRVLTEVQTTECNSSEDSTTPSRFSGGSLGQQAGAFRNVNFLPADYRSSLCSKRTKNMQPGDAGGVVKYLQSMQLNNPSFFYAVQLDEDDKLTNIFWADSKSRVDFSYFSDVVCLDTTYKINAHGRPLTLFLGVNHHKQISIFGAALLYDESVESFKWLFDTFKIATDGKQPKTILTDQSIAASAAISAVWPSTIHCLCPWQVYQNTVKHLNHIFQGSKTFAKDFSRCVYDYEDEEGFLVGWRTMLEKYDLRNNEWLHKLFEDRDKWASAYNRHVFTADINGSLQLECVSNVLRKYLSPQFDFLSFFKHYERVLDEHRYAELQADFHASQSFPRIPPSKMLKQAANIYTPVVFEKFRREFEMFVDSVIYSCGESGTASDYRVAVTDRPGEHYVRFDSSDLSVACSCKKFESMGIQCCHVLKVLDFRNIKELPQKYLMRRWTKDAKSADRGNQEFLSDGALQTPSSRLNVPVPIINQPQSHLNNDHDHAASVSSFGHQALQGNANGNQGYTPLAGMNQQPFVGGFPLNHETGFE from the exons ATGGAGTTCGAGGGCGAGGGGGGCATTGGTGTCGGTGTCGGCGATGGTGAAGGAGACGACAGGGTGGACGAGCCTGCCAG ATGCCTACGCTGTGGAATTAGCGCAAATGCAACGCCTCATATGCGTCGTGGACCGATGGGACGGCGGACTTTATGCAATGCATGTGGAATAGCATGGGCAAAG GGAAAATTGAGAAAAGTTATTGATTCTGACACCCCCATAGATGATGTTCCTGTTGCAAAAATGGTGCCTGAAGTCGGCATGGAATTTGACAATGAAGACAAAGCATATGAATTTTATAACAGGTATGCTGGACACATCGGCTTTAGTGTTCGTAAGAGTTCATCGGACAAATCAGCTGACAACATCACAAGATCAAGGACCTTTGTATGCTCGAGGGAGGGTTTCCGTAAGGACAAAAAAGGAGCTAATGAAGTTAAGAGGCCAAGGCCAGAAACAAGAATAGGATGCCCCGCACGGATGATAATTAAGATTACATCCTATAATAAATATCGCATTGCTGAATTTGTAGCAGACCATAACCATCAGCCAGCACCCCCATCAACCATGCATATGCTGAGATCTCAGAGGGTGCTTACTGAGGTACAAACAACTGAATGCAATTCCTCAGAAGATTCCACAACACCGTCAAGGTTTTCTGGTGGCTCTTTAGGACAGCAGGCAGGAGCTTTTAGAAATGTTAATTTCCTCCCTGCAGATTACAGAAGTTCCCTTTGTTCAAAGCGTACGAAAAATATGCAACCTGGTGATGCAGGAGGTGTTGTGAAGTACCTGCAGAGCATGCAGCTAAACAATCCGTCTTTCTTTTATGCTGTCCAGCTCGATGAGGATGACAAACTGACCAACATTTTCTGGGCCGATTCCAAATCTAGAGTTGATTTCAGCTACTTCAGTGACGTGGTTTGTTTGGACACAACCTACAAGATAAATGCACATGGAAGGCCATTAACTCTCTTCCTTGGAGTGAATCATCACAAGCAAATCTCCATATTTGGTGCTGCTTTGCTTTATGATGAATCAGTGGAATCGTTCAAGTGGTTGTTTGACACGTTCAAGATCGCTACAGATGGAAAGCAGCCAAAAACAATCTTGACAGATCAATCAATTGCAGCAAGTGCTGCCATAAGCGCAGTATGGCCAAGTACAATTCACTGTCTTTGCCCATGGCAAGTGTACCAAAACACTGTCAAACACCTTAATCACATCTTCCAAGGCTCTAAAACATTTGCAAAGGATTTCAGCAGATGTGTTTATGATTATGAGGATGAAGAGGGTTTCTTGGTAGGATGGAGAACCATGCTAGAGAAGTATGATCTAAGAAACAATGAATGGCTTCATAAGTTATTCGAAGATCGAGATAAATGGGCATCAGCGTACAATCGACATGTATTCACCGCAGATATAAATGGTTCATTGCAGTTAGAGTGTGTTAGCAATGTCTTGAGAAAGTACTTGAGCCCACAGTTTGATTTTTTGTCTTTCTTCAAGCACTATGAAAGAGTGTTGGATGAGCATCGCTATGCAGAGCTACAAGCTGATTTTCATGCAAGCCAAAGCTTCCCGAGAATACCTCCCTCGAAAATGCTGAAACAAGCTGCCAACATATACACACCTGTGGTTTTTGAAAAATTTCGCAGAGAGTTTGAGATGTTTGTGGATTCAGTGATCTACAGTTGTGGGGAGTCGGGAACTGCATCGGACTATAGAGTAGCAGTAACAGATAGACCTGGGGAACACTATGTTAGGTTTGACTCCAGTGACTTATCTGTAGCTTGCAGTTGTAAAAAATTCGAATCAATGGGTATCCAGTGTTGCCATGTGCTGAAAGTCCTTGATTTCAGAAATATAAAGGAGTTGCCACAAAAATATTTGATGAGAAGATGGACGAAGGATGCAAAGTCTGCAGACAGAGGCAATCAAGAGTTCTTGAGTGATGGCGCTTTGCAAACTCCAAGCTCTCGTTTAAATGTCCCTGTGCCAATTATAAATCAACCACAATCACACTTAAATAATGACCATGACCAT GCCGCTTCTGTTTCTAGCTTCGGCCACCAAGCCCTTCAGGGAAATGCCAATGGAAACCAG GGCTACACCCCTTTAGCCGGGATGAACCAGCAGCCATTTGTCGGAGGTTTCCCCCTAAACCATGAAACGGGTTTTGAATGA
- the LOC125552837 gene encoding protein FAR1-RELATED SEQUENCE 5-like isoform X2: MRRGPMGRRTLCNACGIAWAKGKLRKVIDSDTPIDDVPVAKMVPEVGMEFDNEDKAYEFYNRYAGHIGFSVRKSSSDKSADNITRSRTFVCSREGFRKDKKGANEVKRPRPETRIGCPARMIIKITSYNKYRIAEFVADHNHQPAPPSTMHMLRSQRVLTEVQTTECNSSEDSTTPSRFSGGSLGQQAGAFRNVNFLPADYRSSLCSKRTKNMQPGDAGGVVKYLQSMQLNNPSFFYAVQLDEDDKLTNIFWADSKSRVDFSYFSDVVCLDTTYKINAHGRPLTLFLGVNHHKQISIFGAALLYDESVESFKWLFDTFKIATDGKQPKTILTDQSIAASAAISAVWPSTIHCLCPWQVYQNTVKHLNHIFQGSKTFAKDFSRCVYDYEDEEGFLVGWRTMLEKYDLRNNEWLHKLFEDRDKWASAYNRHVFTADINGSLQLECVSNVLRKYLSPQFDFLSFFKHYERVLDEHRYAELQADFHASQSFPRIPPSKMLKQAANIYTPVVFEKFRREFEMFVDSVIYSCGESGTASDYRVAVTDRPGEHYVRFDSSDLSVACSCKKFESMGIQCCHVLKVLDFRNIKELPQKYLMRRWTKDAKSADRGNQEFLSDGALQTPSSRLNVPVPIINQPQSHLNNDHDHAASVSSFGHQALQGNANGNQGYTPLAGMNQQPFVGGFPLNHETGFE, encoded by the exons ATGCGTCGTGGACCGATGGGACGGCGGACTTTATGCAATGCATGTGGAATAGCATGGGCAAAG GGAAAATTGAGAAAAGTTATTGATTCTGACACCCCCATAGATGATGTTCCTGTTGCAAAAATGGTGCCTGAAGTCGGCATGGAATTTGACAATGAAGACAAAGCATATGAATTTTATAACAGGTATGCTGGACACATCGGCTTTAGTGTTCGTAAGAGTTCATCGGACAAATCAGCTGACAACATCACAAGATCAAGGACCTTTGTATGCTCGAGGGAGGGTTTCCGTAAGGACAAAAAAGGAGCTAATGAAGTTAAGAGGCCAAGGCCAGAAACAAGAATAGGATGCCCCGCACGGATGATAATTAAGATTACATCCTATAATAAATATCGCATTGCTGAATTTGTAGCAGACCATAACCATCAGCCAGCACCCCCATCAACCATGCATATGCTGAGATCTCAGAGGGTGCTTACTGAGGTACAAACAACTGAATGCAATTCCTCAGAAGATTCCACAACACCGTCAAGGTTTTCTGGTGGCTCTTTAGGACAGCAGGCAGGAGCTTTTAGAAATGTTAATTTCCTCCCTGCAGATTACAGAAGTTCCCTTTGTTCAAAGCGTACGAAAAATATGCAACCTGGTGATGCAGGAGGTGTTGTGAAGTACCTGCAGAGCATGCAGCTAAACAATCCGTCTTTCTTTTATGCTGTCCAGCTCGATGAGGATGACAAACTGACCAACATTTTCTGGGCCGATTCCAAATCTAGAGTTGATTTCAGCTACTTCAGTGACGTGGTTTGTTTGGACACAACCTACAAGATAAATGCACATGGAAGGCCATTAACTCTCTTCCTTGGAGTGAATCATCACAAGCAAATCTCCATATTTGGTGCTGCTTTGCTTTATGATGAATCAGTGGAATCGTTCAAGTGGTTGTTTGACACGTTCAAGATCGCTACAGATGGAAAGCAGCCAAAAACAATCTTGACAGATCAATCAATTGCAGCAAGTGCTGCCATAAGCGCAGTATGGCCAAGTACAATTCACTGTCTTTGCCCATGGCAAGTGTACCAAAACACTGTCAAACACCTTAATCACATCTTCCAAGGCTCTAAAACATTTGCAAAGGATTTCAGCAGATGTGTTTATGATTATGAGGATGAAGAGGGTTTCTTGGTAGGATGGAGAACCATGCTAGAGAAGTATGATCTAAGAAACAATGAATGGCTTCATAAGTTATTCGAAGATCGAGATAAATGGGCATCAGCGTACAATCGACATGTATTCACCGCAGATATAAATGGTTCATTGCAGTTAGAGTGTGTTAGCAATGTCTTGAGAAAGTACTTGAGCCCACAGTTTGATTTTTTGTCTTTCTTCAAGCACTATGAAAGAGTGTTGGATGAGCATCGCTATGCAGAGCTACAAGCTGATTTTCATGCAAGCCAAAGCTTCCCGAGAATACCTCCCTCGAAAATGCTGAAACAAGCTGCCAACATATACACACCTGTGGTTTTTGAAAAATTTCGCAGAGAGTTTGAGATGTTTGTGGATTCAGTGATCTACAGTTGTGGGGAGTCGGGAACTGCATCGGACTATAGAGTAGCAGTAACAGATAGACCTGGGGAACACTATGTTAGGTTTGACTCCAGTGACTTATCTGTAGCTTGCAGTTGTAAAAAATTCGAATCAATGGGTATCCAGTGTTGCCATGTGCTGAAAGTCCTTGATTTCAGAAATATAAAGGAGTTGCCACAAAAATATTTGATGAGAAGATGGACGAAGGATGCAAAGTCTGCAGACAGAGGCAATCAAGAGTTCTTGAGTGATGGCGCTTTGCAAACTCCAAGCTCTCGTTTAAATGTCCCTGTGCCAATTATAAATCAACCACAATCACACTTAAATAATGACCATGACCAT GCCGCTTCTGTTTCTAGCTTCGGCCACCAAGCCCTTCAGGGAAATGCCAATGGAAACCAG GGCTACACCCCTTTAGCCGGGATGAACCAGCAGCCATTTGTCGGAGGTTTCCCCCTAAACCATGAAACGGGTTTTGAATGA